One Telluria mixta DNA window includes the following coding sequences:
- a CDS encoding EAL and HDOD domain-containing protein, with product MHAVATAATSTPSDEFFLARQPILGRDQKLVAFELLFRAAPEHEDAQLTDYAAATAAVISHASQLGMREVVGEQVAFVNVDEVVLMSDFVRFLPPDKVILEILETVRPTTALLARVRELKELGFKFALDDVIGHSEQVSKLRNLVDVIKIDLQGVGRDELAELVHTLRGPHQKLLAEKVETIEEFELCLELGFEYFQGYYFARPAILSGKKITPSELVLLRLFDLIHSQADNDAIEAAVKRDPLLSLNLLRLVNGHLAGTGAPQVESIPQALVQLGRSQLQRWVQILLYSSPEGHVELNSPLLQMATTRGRLLELMTLTLRPGDVAGANTAFTVGIMSLMDALFDLPLREILDKVDLSRDVRAALLERDGDYGAMLSVAEALEHAEPGRNLAAALDRLGLSVKQVRDIELAAFGWVRELGAEVH from the coding sequence ATGCATGCGGTAGCAACGGCAGCCACGTCCACGCCGTCCGACGAATTCTTTCTGGCGCGCCAGCCCATCCTCGGACGCGACCAGAAACTGGTGGCGTTCGAGTTGCTGTTTCGCGCCGCGCCGGAGCATGAGGACGCGCAGCTGACCGATTATGCCGCCGCCACCGCCGCCGTGATCTCCCATGCGTCGCAACTGGGGATGAGAGAGGTGGTGGGCGAGCAGGTTGCCTTCGTCAATGTCGACGAGGTCGTGCTGATGAGCGATTTCGTCCGCTTCCTGCCTCCCGATAAGGTTATTCTGGAAATCCTGGAAACCGTCCGTCCCACCACGGCCCTGCTGGCCCGCGTGCGGGAATTGAAAGAGCTCGGCTTTAAGTTCGCACTCGACGATGTTATAGGCCATTCCGAGCAGGTAAGCAAGCTGAGGAACCTCGTCGACGTCATCAAGATCGACCTGCAGGGCGTCGGGCGCGACGAACTCGCCGAACTCGTCCACACCTTGCGCGGGCCGCACCAGAAGCTGCTCGCGGAAAAGGTCGAGACCATCGAGGAATTCGAGTTATGCCTGGAACTCGGCTTCGAATATTTCCAGGGCTATTATTTTGCGCGCCCCGCGATCCTGTCCGGCAAGAAGATCACGCCGTCCGAGCTCGTGCTGCTGCGTCTGTTCGATCTCATTCATTCGCAAGCCGACAACGACGCGATCGAGGCGGCCGTCAAGCGCGACCCGTTGCTGAGCCTGAACCTGCTGCGCCTCGTGAACGGTCACCTGGCGGGCACGGGCGCGCCGCAGGTCGAATCGATCCCGCAAGCGCTCGTCCAGCTCGGCCGCAGCCAGTTGCAGCGCTGGGTGCAGATCCTGCTGTACAGCAGCCCGGAAGGACACGTCGAACTGAATTCGCCGCTGCTGCAGATGGCGACGACGCGCGGCCGCCTGCTCGAGCTGATGACCCTGACCCTGCGTCCGGGCGACGTGGCCGGGGCCAACACGGCCTTCACGGTCGGGATCATGTCGCTGATGGATGCGCTGTTCGACCTGCCGTTGCGCGAGATTCTCGATAAAGTCGACCTGTCGCGCGACGTCCGCGCCGCCCTGCTGGAGCGCGACGGCGACTATGGTGCGATGCTGAGCGTGGCGGAAGCGCTGGAGCACGCGGAGCCCGGCCGCAACCTGGCGGCCGCGCTGGACCGGCTTGGGCTATCGGTGAAGCAGGTGCGCGACATCGAACTGGCCGCGTTCGGCTGGGTGCGCGAACTCGGCGCCGAAGTCCACTGA
- a CDS encoding SAM-dependent methyltransferase produces the protein MPGTLYLIPNTLGPTEAAPHALSHILPEQVQDIASKLDYFVAENAKTARAFLKLVAIDHPLALPLQDIRIAELNVNTPPQALAALLAPLLEGRDAGLVSEAGVPAVADPGADLVRLAHQHGVPVRPLVGPSSLLLSVMASGLNGQSFAFNGYLPTDAAQRTKRIQQLEQRSRSEKQTQLLIETPYRNGAMLEALVATCQPGTLVCVATDLSLPTETVRTQTAAKWKAQLAAGKAPDFHKKPTVFLFLAQ, from the coding sequence ATGCCCGGTACGCTCTACCTGATCCCGAACACCCTCGGCCCGACCGAGGCCGCACCGCACGCGCTGTCCCACATCCTGCCCGAACAGGTGCAGGACATCGCCAGCAAGCTCGACTACTTTGTCGCCGAGAACGCGAAGACGGCGCGCGCCTTCCTGAAACTGGTCGCCATCGACCATCCGCTCGCCCTTCCCTTGCAGGACATCCGGATCGCCGAACTCAATGTGAATACGCCGCCGCAGGCGCTGGCCGCCCTGCTCGCGCCGCTGCTGGAGGGCCGCGACGCGGGTCTCGTGTCGGAAGCGGGCGTGCCGGCCGTCGCGGACCCGGGCGCCGACCTCGTCCGGCTGGCGCACCAGCACGGCGTACCCGTGCGCCCGCTCGTGGGGCCGTCGTCGCTGCTGCTGTCCGTCATGGCGAGTGGGCTGAACGGCCAGAGCTTCGCGTTCAACGGCTATCTGCCGACGGATGCCGCCCAGCGCACCAAGCGCATCCAGCAACTGGAGCAGCGCTCGCGCAGCGAGAAACAGACACAGTTGCTGATCGAGACGCCGTACCGCAACGGCGCAATGCTGGAAGCCCTCGTCGCCACCTGCCAGCCGGGCACGCTGGTGTGCGTGGCGACCGACCTCTCCCTGCCGACGGAAACCGTGCGCACGCAGACGGCCGCGAAGTGGAAGGCGCAACTGGCTGCCGGCAAGGCGCCGGATTTCCACAAGAAGCCGACCGTCTTCCTCTTCCTGGCGCAATAA
- a CDS encoding Maf-like protein — MPSSTLPRLILASSSAYRRELLGRLRLPFEAMSPDIDETPHPGETPEATALRLAREKAAAVALANPGALVIGSDQVATLDGIQIGKPGDHARALAQLQMMRGRRVVFHTALCLWDGRTGTAQVENVQVFVTFRDLPDAELDAYLRIEQPYDCAGSAKNEGLGIALLERIDSSDPTALTGLPLIALTGMLRRAGMPFFNLQQ; from the coding sequence ATGCCGAGCTCCACCCTTCCGCGCCTCATCCTGGCCTCCAGTTCCGCCTACCGCCGCGAGCTTCTGGGTCGCCTGCGCCTGCCATTCGAAGCCATGTCTCCCGACATCGACGAGACGCCGCATCCCGGCGAAACACCGGAAGCGACGGCGCTGCGGCTGGCGCGCGAGAAAGCCGCGGCCGTCGCCCTTGCCAACCCGGGCGCGCTCGTGATCGGCTCGGACCAGGTGGCCACGCTGGACGGCATCCAGATCGGCAAGCCGGGCGACCACGCCCGCGCCCTCGCCCAGTTGCAGATGATGCGCGGCCGCCGCGTCGTGTTTCATACGGCCCTGTGCCTGTGGGACGGGCGGACGGGCACGGCGCAGGTCGAGAATGTCCAGGTGTTCGTGACGTTCCGCGACCTGCCGGATGCGGAGCTGGACGCCTACCTGCGCATCGAACAACCGTACGACTGCGCCGGCAGCGCCAAGAACGAGGGACTCGGCATCGCGCTGCTCGAACGTATCGACAGCAGCGATCCGACCGCCCTTACCGGCCTGCCCCTGATCGCGCTGACCGGCATGCTGCGCCGCGCCGGCATGCCATTCTTTAATCTCCAACAATAA
- a CDS encoding YceD family protein has product MSAFVIDAFEFCRNNGHREGVTPVAEMPRLAADCADKSGEIAWSIDGGQTRQGYPMLTLSVSGTVQLVCQRCLTPFGYELDSSTVLVLGKDDQEADEIEEILDDESIDVIVGSHTCDIRDLLEDEALLALPQAPKHEVCPDTKLLDAIKSEKVSPFAALKSLKSE; this is encoded by the coding sequence ATGAGCGCTTTTGTCATCGACGCCTTTGAATTTTGTCGGAACAACGGCCATCGTGAAGGCGTCACGCCGGTGGCGGAAATGCCCCGCCTGGCGGCTGATTGCGCCGACAAGTCCGGCGAGATCGCGTGGTCCATCGACGGCGGCCAGACCCGGCAAGGGTATCCGATGCTGACGTTGTCCGTCTCCGGTACCGTGCAACTGGTCTGCCAGCGCTGCCTGACCCCGTTCGGCTACGAGCTCGATTCGTCGACCGTGCTGGTGCTGGGCAAGGACGACCAGGAAGCGGACGAGATCGAGGAAATCCTCGACGATGAAAGTATCGATGTGATCGTCGGCAGCCACACCTGCGACATCCGCGATCTGCTGGAAGATGAAGCCCTGCTGGCCCTGCCGCAGGCACCGAAGCACGAGGTGTGCCCCGATACCAAGCTGCTGGACGCCATCAAGTCCGAGAAGGTATCGCCGTTCGCGGCACTGAAGAGCCTCAAATCTGAATAA
- the rpmF gene encoding 50S ribosomal protein L32, giving the protein MAVQQNKKSPSKRGMHRSHDFLTAPNLAVEPTTGETHLRHHISPNGFYRGRKVLKTKNDE; this is encoded by the coding sequence ATGGCAGTTCAACAGAATAAGAAGTCCCCGTCGAAGCGCGGCATGCACCGTTCGCACGATTTCCTGACCGCCCCGAACCTGGCAGTCGAGCCGACCACCGGCGAAACGCACCTGCGTCACCACATCAGCCCGAACGGTTTCTACCGTGGCCGTAAAGTGCTCAAGACCAAGAACGACGAGTAA
- the plsX gene encoding phosphate acyltransferase PlsX, translated as MTIKISIDCMGGDHGPAVTIPAALAFLKREPDAELILVGQEELVRAELKKHHAGENPRLTVRHAAEVVAMDDPIEVALRRKKDSSMRVAIELVKDGSADVCVSAGNTGALMAISRYVLKTMADVDRPAICSILPNSKGGPTYMLDLGANVDCEPHHLHQFAIMGAVLFEAMEHRRPSIGLLNVGTEEIKGNEVVKATAPLLRADHERGVLNFHGNVEGNDIFKGTVDVVVCDGFVGNVTLKAIEGLSRFFKTTFMESTMSKLGALLARKSLKKLNPESYNGAGLLGLKGLVFKSHGGANAYAYEWALRRAFDAAKYNVQAQLSTLIAEMLPQAPNPEAPGSTIQQG; from the coding sequence ATGACAATCAAAATTTCCATCGACTGCATGGGCGGCGACCACGGCCCCGCCGTGACCATCCCGGCAGCCCTCGCATTCCTCAAGCGCGAACCCGACGCCGAGCTGATCCTCGTCGGTCAGGAAGAGCTGGTCCGCGCTGAACTCAAGAAACATCATGCGGGCGAGAACCCGCGCCTGACCGTCCGCCATGCCGCCGAAGTGGTCGCGATGGACGATCCCATCGAAGTCGCCCTGCGCCGCAAGAAGGATTCGTCGATGCGCGTCGCCATCGAGCTCGTCAAGGATGGCAGCGCCGACGTCTGCGTCTCCGCCGGCAATACGGGCGCGCTCATGGCCATCTCCCGTTATGTCCTGAAAACCATGGCCGACGTCGACCGTCCGGCCATCTGCTCGATCCTGCCGAACTCGAAGGGCGGTCCGACGTACATGCTGGACCTGGGCGCCAACGTGGATTGCGAACCGCACCACCTGCACCAGTTCGCCATCATGGGCGCCGTGCTGTTCGAGGCGATGGAGCACCGCCGCCCGAGCATCGGCCTGCTGAATGTCGGCACGGAAGAGATCAAGGGCAACGAAGTGGTCAAGGCCACCGCGCCCCTGCTGCGGGCCGACCATGAACGCGGCGTGCTGAATTTCCATGGCAACGTCGAAGGCAACGACATCTTCAAGGGCACGGTCGACGTCGTTGTGTGCGACGGGTTCGTCGGCAACGTGACCTTGAAGGCGATCGAGGGCCTGTCGCGCTTCTTCAAGACGACGTTCATGGAAAGCACCATGTCGAAACTCGGTGCTCTGCTGGCGCGCAAGTCGCTCAAGAAGCTGAACCCCGAAAGTTATAACGGTGCCGGCCTGCTGGGTCTGAAAGGCCTGGTCTTCAAGAGCCATGGCGGTGCCAATGCCTACGCCTACGAGTGGGCACTTCGACGCGCTTTTGACGCGGCGAAATATAATGTGCAAGCGCAACTCTCGACCTTGATCGCCGAAATGTTGCCGCAAGCTCCCAATCCGGAAGCGCCAGGCTCAACCATTCAGCAGGGTTAG
- a CDS encoding beta-ketoacyl-ACP synthase III encodes MTYSKIIGTGSYLPEKRVTNDDLAAQLAVKGIETSDEWIVTRSGISARHYAAPDENASDLAVNAARKALEASGLEAEQIDLIIVATSTPDYFGSFPSTACIVQNKLGMRNNSAAFDMGAVCSGFVYAMATADAFIKAGNAKNVLVIGTEVFSRILDFDDRTTCVLFGDGAGAVVLAASEEPGVLAVKLHADGSHGGILCGPANPSNLATNQKFLYMDGPAVFKLAVTVLEKVANEALAHAQMPSSEIDWLIPHQANLRIMTGTAKKLGLSTEKMVVTVNEHGNTSAASIPLALDVAVRDGRIKPGHNVMMEGVGGGFTWGAVLARM; translated from the coding sequence ATGACTTACAGCAAAATTATCGGCACCGGCAGCTACCTGCCGGAAAAGCGTGTCACTAACGACGACCTCGCGGCCCAGCTTGCCGTCAAGGGCATCGAGACGTCGGACGAGTGGATCGTGACCCGCAGCGGCATCTCCGCGCGCCACTACGCCGCGCCCGACGAAAACGCGTCGGACCTGGCCGTGAACGCGGCGCGCAAGGCGCTCGAGGCGTCCGGTCTCGAAGCCGAGCAGATCGACCTGATCATCGTCGCCACGTCGACGCCGGATTATTTCGGCAGCTTCCCGAGCACGGCCTGCATCGTCCAGAACAAGCTGGGCATGCGAAACAACAGCGCCGCGTTCGACATGGGCGCCGTGTGCTCGGGCTTCGTCTACGCGATGGCGACGGCCGATGCGTTCATCAAGGCCGGCAATGCGAAGAACGTGCTCGTGATCGGCACGGAAGTGTTCTCGCGGATCCTCGACTTCGATGACCGCACCACCTGCGTGCTGTTCGGCGACGGCGCCGGCGCCGTCGTGCTGGCCGCGTCCGAGGAACCGGGCGTGCTGGCCGTCAAGCTGCACGCCGATGGCAGCCATGGCGGCATCCTGTGCGGCCCCGCGAACCCGTCGAACCTGGCCACGAACCAGAAATTCCTGTACATGGATGGCCCCGCCGTCTTCAAGCTGGCCGTGACCGTGCTGGAAAAGGTCGCCAACGAAGCGCTGGCGCATGCGCAGATGCCGTCGAGCGAGATCGACTGGCTGATCCCGCACCAGGCCAACCTGCGCATCATGACGGGCACCGCCAAGAAGCTGGGCCTGTCGACCGAGAAGATGGTCGTCACCGTCAACGAACACGGCAACACGTCGGCCGCGTCGATCCCGCTGGCACTCGATGTCGCGGTGCGCGACGGCCGCATCAAGCCGGGCCACAACGTCATGATGGAAGGCGTGGGCGGCGGCTTTACCTGGGGTGCCGTGCTCGCGCGCATGTGA
- the fabD gene encoding ACP S-malonyltransferase, with protein MSKFAFLFTGQGAQAVGMLNGFAGNPVVEQTVAEASEALGQDLGKLIAEGPKEDLDLTTNTQPVMLTAAVAVYRAWIAAGGPKPAVVAGHSLGEYSALVAAGVIDFKDAVPLVRFRAQSMQDAVPVGQGGMAVILGLQADDVRAVCAEAAQGEVVEAVNFNEPTQIVIAGHTAAVERACDIAKAKGAKRAMKLAVSAPFHSSLLKPASDRLRDYMANLNFAAPQIDLINNVDVAILNDPAAIKDALVRQAAGPVRWVETMQKMAADGVTQVIECAPSKTLIGMAKRIDPVLVGEALVDQASLERVLAAIQG; from the coding sequence ATGAGCAAATTCGCATTCCTGTTTACCGGCCAGGGCGCGCAAGCCGTCGGCATGCTGAACGGCTTCGCCGGCAACCCGGTCGTCGAGCAGACCGTCGCCGAGGCGTCGGAAGCGCTGGGCCAGGACCTCGGCAAGCTGATCGCCGAAGGCCCGAAGGAAGACCTGGACCTGACCACCAACACGCAGCCCGTGATGCTGACGGCCGCCGTCGCCGTCTACCGTGCGTGGATCGCCGCGGGCGGCCCGAAGCCGGCCGTCGTCGCCGGCCACAGCCTCGGCGAATACTCGGCGCTCGTCGCCGCCGGCGTGATCGACTTCAAGGATGCCGTGCCGCTCGTGCGCTTCCGTGCGCAATCGATGCAGGACGCGGTGCCGGTCGGGCAGGGCGGCATGGCGGTGATTCTCGGCCTGCAGGCGGACGACGTCCGTGCCGTGTGCGCAGAGGCGGCGCAGGGCGAGGTCGTGGAAGCCGTGAACTTCAACGAGCCGACGCAGATCGTGATCGCGGGCCACACGGCCGCCGTCGAGCGCGCGTGCGACATCGCCAAGGCCAAGGGCGCCAAGCGCGCGATGAAGCTGGCCGTGTCGGCGCCGTTCCACTCGTCGCTGCTGAAGCCGGCGTCGGACCGCCTGCGCGACTACATGGCGAACCTGAATTTTGCCGCGCCGCAGATCGACTTGATCAACAACGTCGACGTGGCTATCCTGAACGATCCCGCCGCGATCAAGGATGCGCTGGTGCGCCAGGCGGCCGGTCCCGTGCGCTGGGTCGAGACCATGCAGAAGATGGCGGCCGACGGCGTGACGCAAGTCATCGAATGCGCGCCGAGCAAGACCCTGATCGGCATGGCCAAGCGGATCGATCCGGTGCTGGTGGGCGAAGCCCTCGTCGACCAGGCATCGCTGGAACGTGTGCTCGCCGCCATCCAGGGCTGA
- the fabG gene encoding 3-oxoacyl-ACP reductase FabG: MNLQNQVALVTGASRGIGKAIALELARQGAKVVGTATTAAGAEDIGAYLAEFGGKGVVLNVTDAAQCAAVIDDITKNVGTIGILVNNAGITQDQLAMRMKDEEWDNVIATNLTAVGRLSRAVLRGMMKAKQGRIINITSVVGAAGNPGQMNYAAAKAGVAGMTRALAREIGSRNITVNCVAPGFIDTDMTKALGEGQHEALLTQIPLGRLGNPEDIAYAVAFLAGPQAAYITGTELHVNGGMYMN; encoded by the coding sequence ATGAACCTGCAAAACCAAGTCGCCCTCGTCACCGGTGCCTCGCGCGGCATCGGCAAGGCCATCGCACTCGAACTGGCACGCCAGGGCGCCAAGGTCGTCGGCACCGCCACGACGGCAGCCGGTGCGGAAGACATCGGCGCCTACCTCGCCGAGTTCGGCGGCAAGGGCGTCGTGCTGAACGTCACCGACGCCGCCCAGTGCGCCGCCGTCATCGACGACATCACCAAGAATGTCGGCACGATCGGCATCCTCGTCAACAATGCCGGCATCACCCAGGATCAATTGGCGATGCGCATGAAGGACGAAGAGTGGGACAACGTGATCGCCACCAACCTGACGGCCGTCGGCCGCCTGTCGCGCGCCGTGCTGCGCGGGATGATGAAGGCGAAGCAGGGGCGTATCATCAACATCACGTCCGTCGTGGGCGCGGCCGGCAATCCGGGTCAGATGAATTACGCGGCGGCGAAGGCCGGCGTGGCCGGCATGACCCGCGCGCTGGCGCGCGAGATCGGCAGCCGCAACATCACCGTCAACTGCGTGGCGCCGGGCTTCATCGACACCGACATGACCAAGGCACTGGGCGAAGGCCAGCATGAGGCGCTGCTGACGCAGATCCCGCTGGGCCGCCTGGGCAATCCGGAAGACATCGCGTACGCGGTCGCCTTCCTGGCGGGTCCGCAGGCCGCCTACATCACGGGCACCGAACTGCACGTGAACGGCGGCATGTACATGAACTGA
- the acpP gene encoding acyl carrier protein: MSDIEQRVKKIVAEQLGVAEADIKIDSSFVDDLGADSLDTVELVMALEDEFEMEIPDEQAEKITTVRQAIEYAQAHVKA; encoded by the coding sequence ATGTCGGATATCGAACAACGCGTTAAAAAAATCGTCGCTGAGCAACTGGGCGTTGCCGAAGCAGACATCAAAATCGATTCCTCGTTCGTTGACGACCTCGGCGCTGACTCGCTGGACACCGTGGAACTGGTGATGGCCCTGGAAGACGAATTCGAAATGGAAATCCCGGACGAGCAGGCCGAGAAGATCACGACCGTTCGCCAGGCTATCGAGTACGCACAGGCTCACGTCAAGGCCTAA
- the fabF gene encoding beta-ketoacyl-ACP synthase II yields MSSRNRRVVVTGLGCISPIGNTIADAWEAALAGKSGIANITKFDATPFSTRFAGEVKNFNVEDYLPGKEGRHMDTFIHFGMAAGIQALQDSGIVVTDDNRDRIGVLVGSGIGGLPMIEETKAEYDSRGPRRISPFFVPASIINMISGDLSIKFGLRGPNLAIVTACTTGLHCIGQAARLIEYGDADVMIAGGAESTVSPLGLGGFASARALSSRNDDPATASRPWDRDRDGFVLGEGAGVMVLEEYEHAKARGATIYAEVVGFGMSADANHITAPLEDGSGASRCMVAAMQYAGINPDQVQYVNAHGTSTPVGDVAEVKGIKRTFGDHANRLVVNSTKSMTGHLLGGAGGLESVFTVLAIHNQVSPPTINIFNQDPECDLDFCANTARDMKIDYAVKNSFGFGGTNGTLVFAKI; encoded by the coding sequence TTGAGTTCACGCAACCGTCGTGTCGTAGTGACCGGCCTGGGTTGCATCTCTCCGATCGGCAACACCATTGCCGACGCGTGGGAGGCAGCACTGGCGGGCAAGTCGGGTATTGCCAACATCACCAAGTTCGACGCAACGCCATTCTCGACCCGTTTCGCGGGCGAGGTGAAGAACTTTAACGTCGAGGATTACTTGCCGGGCAAGGAAGGCCGTCATATGGATACGTTTATCCATTTCGGCATGGCCGCCGGCATCCAGGCGTTACAGGATTCGGGCATTGTCGTCACCGACGACAATCGCGATCGTATCGGCGTGCTCGTGGGTTCCGGCATCGGCGGCCTGCCGATGATCGAAGAGACCAAGGCGGAGTACGACAGCCGCGGCCCGCGCCGCATTTCGCCGTTCTTCGTCCCGGCGTCGATCATCAACATGATCTCGGGCGACCTGTCGATCAAGTTCGGCCTGCGCGGCCCGAACCTGGCCATCGTGACCGCCTGCACGACCGGCCTGCACTGCATCGGCCAGGCTGCTCGCCTGATCGAGTACGGCGACGCCGACGTGATGATCGCGGGCGGTGCGGAATCGACCGTATCGCCGCTGGGCCTGGGCGGTTTCGCCTCGGCACGTGCGCTATCGTCGCGCAATGACGATCCGGCCACGGCTTCGCGTCCCTGGGACCGCGACCGCGACGGCTTCGTGCTGGGCGAGGGCGCTGGCGTGATGGTGCTCGAAGAGTACGAACACGCCAAGGCACGCGGCGCGACGATCTACGCGGAAGTCGTCGGCTTCGGCATGAGCGCGGACGCGAACCACATCACGGCACCGCTCGAGGATGGCAGCGGCGCATCGCGCTGCATGGTCGCCGCGATGCAGTACGCGGGCATCAACCCGGACCAGGTGCAGTACGTGAACGCACACGGCACGTCGACCCCCGTGGGCGACGTGGCGGAAGTGAAGGGCATCAAGCGCACCTTCGGCGACCATGCGAACAGGCTGGTCGTCAACTCCACCAAGTCGATGACGGGTCACCTGCTGGGTGGCGCGGGCGGCCTGGAGTCGGTGTTCACCGTGCTCGCGATTCACAACCAGGTCTCGCCGCCGACGATCAACATCTTCAACCAGGATCCGGAATGCGACCTGGACTTCTGCGCCAACACGGCACGGGACATGAAGATCGATTACGCGGTGAAAAACTCCTTCGGTTTCGGCGGTACCAACGGTACGCTGGTCTTCGCCAAGATCTAA
- the rpoE gene encoding RNA polymerase sigma factor RpoE, producing the protein MTTERECDQLLVERVQAGDRRAFDLLVAKYQRRLMRLVSRLVHDPAEAEDVVQETFIKAFRALRHFRGDSAFYTWLYRIGINTAKNFLVTQGRRAPTSTEADAERAEGFDDADSLRDINTPESMLASKQIAYTVNAAMEALPLELRTAIVLREIEGLSYEEISEVMACPIGTVRSRIFRAREVIAEKLRPLLDISADKRR; encoded by the coding sequence GTGACGACCGAACGCGAATGTGATCAACTGCTGGTTGAGCGCGTCCAGGCGGGCGATCGCCGGGCGTTCGACCTGCTGGTAGCGAAATACCAGCGTCGCCTGATGCGGCTCGTGTCGCGCCTCGTGCACGATCCGGCCGAGGCGGAAGACGTTGTACAGGAAACCTTTATTAAGGCATTCCGTGCACTGCGCCATTTCCGCGGCGATTCCGCGTTTTATACTTGGCTATATCGAATAGGAATTAATACGGCGAAGAATTTTCTGGTCACGCAAGGCAGACGGGCGCCCACCTCGACGGAAGCCGATGCCGAACGTGCGGAAGGATTCGACGACGCGGATAGCTTGCGGGACATTAATACACCGGAGTCTATGTTGGCCAGCAAGCAGATCGCCTATACCGTGAATGCGGCCATGGAAGCCTTGCCGCTTGAATTAAGGACGGCGATCGTTCTGCGCGAAATAGAAGGTTTAAGCTACGAGGAAATCTCCGAAGTGATGGCGTGTCCAATCGGGACGGTGCGGAGCCGGATTTTCCGGGCGCGTGAAGTCATCGCCGAGAAATTGCGGCCCCTGCTCGATATCTCGGCGGACAAACGTCGGTAG
- a CDS encoding sigma-E factor negative regulatory protein, whose product MDTNKKNRELISALCDGEIADVDQELALAALDTPDGQQAWALYHQIGDVLRADPAPDVAPGFAERLAARLAAEPLPGKRAAVATDAAGQATVAADPT is encoded by the coding sequence ATGGACACGAACAAGAAAAACCGTGAACTCATCTCGGCGCTCTGCGACGGCGAGATCGCGGATGTCGACCAGGAACTGGCGCTCGCCGCCCTGGACACGCCCGACGGCCAGCAGGCCTGGGCGCTCTATCACCAGATCGGCGACGTCCTGCGCGCGGATCCCGCGCCGGACGTGGCGCCCGGCTTCGCGGAACGTCTGGCTGCCCGCCTCGCGGCCGAGCCGCTGCCCGGCAAGCGCGCGGCGGTCGCCACCGATGCCGCCGGCCAGGCGACCGTCGCGGCCGACCCCACCTGA